TCCGGGCGACTTCGGTGTGGATGTAATGCACCTTAATCTGCACAAGACTTTTTCCACTCCACATGGTGGGGGTGGACCGGGATCGGGACCGGTGGCGTGCAAGAAGATTCTGGAGCCGTTTCTGCCGACGCCGGTTGTGGTCACTCGCGACAATGGAACTCTGGGATTGGAGTATGACCGTCCGCAGACTGTGGGCCGGGTGCGAATGTTCTACGGCAACTTCGGCATGTTCGTGCGTGCGCTTGCTTATATTCTGGCTAATGGCCCGGATGGGTTGCGACAGACGACTGAGGATGCCGTGCTCAATGCCAACTATTTGCGATCAAAGTTGCTGGACACCTTCGATCTGCCTTATACCGCTCCTTCGCTGCATGAGGTTGTCTTCTCCGACCGGAGGCAGGCGAAGAACGGCGTGAAGACCGGCGACATGGGCAAGCGGCTTATCGACTATGGCTTCCACGCTTATACCGTGAGCTTCCCTCTGGTTGTGCCGGGAGCAATGATGATTGAGCCGACCGAGAGCGAGTCTCGTGAAGAACTTGATCTGCTGGCCGATGCGCTGAAGCAGATCGCACGCGAGGCAGAGGAGAATCCGGAGCTGGTGCAAACGGCTCCGCATACGACGCGGGTGCAGCGCCTCGACGAGACGACGGCTGCGCGTAAGCCTGTACTCCGTTGGAAAGGGCCGGTGGCTTCGTCCCCTTTAGTGACGGACACTGCCGCGAAGGAGTGGTAAGTGTCCATCTTCTATGACCGCCAGCAGGAACTTGAAAAGTACGAGTTCATGATGGGCGAGGCGCGGGGACGGCTGGCCGTTACTCTTGATGCGCTGACGGATGCACTGATTTTGGTGGGGCAGCATGGCGTCTACTGCGCGAGCAACCGGAACCCGATGGTTCCGGCGCTCGATCTGCAGGCTGTTCTGGCTAATATCACCGGAGCGAAAGAGCTGGTCTCTTCCGTGATGGAGAAGTTGCGGCTGGAAAAAGAAGCCGCAGAGTAGTTTTACTCTGCGGTGACATCGACGTACTCGTCGGTCTTCTCCCATTTGACGTGCAGTTCGGTGCTGTTTCTCTTGGTGTGCTCGAAGGAGATGGACATCTTTTCCTGCGCTGCGGGCAAGGTATTGCCTTTCATGGGGGTGCGGCCGAAATCCTGGTTCTCGTTATAGACAGTACCCCACTGGCCGGTCTGCTTGTTGACAATGAGCAGCCACTGGTCAGTGTTAGGCAGCGTGTAGATCGTGTAAGTTCCGGCAGGAACGTCGAGGGTTCCGATCTTCAGATTGGCTTTGGTAATGAGGGTGGTGGCAGGATTGGCTCCGGTACGCCAGACCTTGCCGTAAGGAACGAGTTCCCCCATGATCTTGCGGCCACGCATCGAAGGAGTGTTGTAGTGAATGACGATCTGCTTGCCGTTGAGGGTGACTTGGGCAACGGCGGCGGGGCTGGCGAGCGGCTTGGCGGAATCGGGCGCGGGCATATCGTTCATGCGATCCGGCATTTGAGCGGTGAGGCTGGCGGTGGCAAGTAGGGCCGTACAGGCCAGCGTTGCGATAGAACGGAAGAACATGGATTTGTCTCTCTTTCCCGGATTTCCGGATGGTGGTTCGATGTTGTACTGCGGCGGCGAACCTGTCAACCAGCACAACGATCATGCTACGCTAGAGGAACGCACCCGTAGCTCAGCTGGATAGAGCGGCAGCCTCCGAAGCTGTAGGTCAGAAGTTCGAATCTTCTCGGGTGCACCAACATTAGCGCATCGTTCACTCCCACAGAGGAATAACGATGCGAGAAGTAATATGCACGGTTTCAGGTTAGAGCACCGAAACCAGATCCAACACAATAAGCATTACCAATAACAGGAGCAATCACCCACATTACGGGGCGAAAAACCTTCTGTCTGATTTGGCCTTCAAACAGTCTGAGCGGCCCATTGCATGGGGCCGCTCAGACTGTTGCTAATAGAGTGAGAACCACTCTGGATTCGTTCTCCGGTTAGAAGATGATCTTCCCAGTAAGCTGCATATTGCGTGGGCCATAATCAACAGCAGTAGGAATACCAAATCCTGTGCTTTGCGACGAGTCGTTCGGCGCAAGATCCGGAAGAGCCATCCGATGCCGGTTGAAGAGGTCGAACGCCTCCCCTTTCAACTGGAACCGAACCTTCTCCGTAACGTGGAAGTCCTTCAGGAGACTAAGGTCTTCAGCGAGATAGGCAGGGCCTGTGATCGCTTCGGTAACTCGGGTAATGTTGCCGAGCGCAAACGGAGCGAAGGAGCATGGTTGTGCGGTTGTTCCGCAGTTAGCCGAATATGGACGCGCCCAGCCAACGCCTTCGCGGTTCTGATCGACAAACGCAGCCTGCGACATCGGAACGCCGGGATCGCTGGCTCCATTTGTTCCCGGGACGCGATAGGCCGGCTTGAACCAGGACTGCCCGTTGAAGACGCTGGGACCGTTCTTGTTCGCCTTGTATGCTGTGCTCGCAAAGCCATTTCCGCTA
This region of Edaphobacter dinghuensis genomic DNA includes:
- a CDS encoding DUF2911 domain-containing protein, whose amino-acid sequence is MCWLTGSPPQYNIEPPSGNPGKRDKSMFFRSIATLACTALLATASLTAQMPDRMNDMPAPDSAKPLASPAAVAQVTLNGKQIVIHYNTPSMRGRKIMGELVPYGKVWRTGANPATTLITKANLKIGTLDVPAGTYTIYTLPNTDQWLLIVNKQTGQWGTVYNENQDFGRTPMKGNTLPAAQEKMSISFEHTKRNSTELHVKWEKTDEYVDVTAE